A genomic window from Lotus japonicus ecotype B-129 chromosome 1, LjGifu_v1.2 includes:
- the LOC130740275 gene encoding phenylalanine--tRNA ligase, chloroplastic/mitochondrial-like, which yields MKRMYKDDDFIWLETFASRKITGKLVGFFLIIFMLQNFDDVLVPEDHVSRSYNDTYYVDPQTVLRCHTSAHHAELLKNGNTHFLVTGDVYRRDSIDSTHYPVFHQMEGFRVFVPDEWEASGMDGTSFAAADLKKCLEGLACHLFGAVEMRWVDTYFPFINPSFELEIYFKEKWMEVLGCGVTEQEILKRNGKPNNVTWAFGLGLERLAMVLFDIPDIRLFWSNDERFTSQFSKGQLGVKFKPFSKFPPYYKDISFWINESFTENNLCEVVRGIAGDLAEEVQLIDNFTNKKGMTSHCYRIAHRSMERSLTDDEINDLQLKVREQIRQKLLTKAPVLKRLMDQTL from the exons TCTGGTTAGAAACATTTGCTAGTAGAAAAATTACTGGAAAACTTGTT GGCTTCTTTCTAATAATCTTCATGCTGCAGAATTTTGATGATGTCTTGGTTCCTGAAGACCATGTCAGCAGGAGCTATAATGATACATATTATGTAGACCCTCAAACTGTTTTAAGGTGCCACACAAGTGCTCATCATGCAGAATTATTGAAAAATGGAAATACTCATTTTCTTGTCACAGGAGATGTTTATCGAAGGGATTCAATTGATTCTACTCATTATCCTGTCTTTCATCAG ATGGAAGGTTTTCGGGTTTTTGTTCCGGATGAATGGGAAGCATCTGGGATGGATGGCACATCATTTGCCGCAGCAGACCTAAAGAAATGCCTTGAGGGTCTAGCATGCCATTTATTTG GTGCTGTGGAAATGCGTTGGGTGGATACCTATTTTCCGTTTATTAATCCATCATTTGAGCTTGAAATATATTTCAAG GAGAAGTGGATGGAGGTTTTGGGGTGTGGAGTGACAGAGCAAGagattttgaaaagaaatgGGAAACCTAATAATGTTACTTGGGCTTTCGGCCTAGGGTTGGAGAGATTAGCTATGGTTCTTTTTGACATACCAGACATCCGTCTCTTTTGGTCAAATGATGAGAGATTTACCTCTCAG TTCTCCAAGGGCCAGTTGGGAGTTAAGTTTAAGCCATTTTCAAAG TTTCCTCCCTATTACAAGGACATCAGTTTCTGGATCAATGAATCATTTACTGAAAACAATCTGTGTGAAGTTGTTAGAGGAATAGCTGGGGATCTTGCAGAGGAG GTGCAACTAATAGACAATTTCACCAACAAGAAAGGAATGACCAGCCACTGCTATAGGATTGCACATAGGTCCATGGAACGTTCTCTAACTGATGATGAAATTAATGATCTGCAG TTGAAAGTAAGAGAACAG aTACGCCAGAAATTACTTACTAAAGCGCCTGTTTTAAAGCGCTTAATGGACCAAACGCTTTAA